One window of Pocillopora verrucosa isolate sample1 chromosome 9, ASM3666991v2, whole genome shotgun sequence genomic DNA carries:
- the LOC131769514 gene encoding uncharacterized protein isoform X1, giving the protein MLLLLSMMGVKLCRQVQISLVILMLKLTMSVNNSEVRVVQVGRVASQVVCQGTTLKFKCQNTSLAMVIYSAVYGRESKGAVCPFAEAYVDDSVIRANETDDQTLCKVVDVTRLIRELCDKKRRCNFSVNETYFGNPCKKIYKYVNIIYGCEEKWKIRTFPPYTTSAGYGTDPTTVTVTNNKSKTPKVTPTRKRVTTLTTRRKKLTNTTTRKSRARTPKPPHSTKRTTAPKTTFKPTSKLSTRSSTEMPAKRPITSAKMTKKVTPTKKPVHDTTTEPLIVSKGVETVTPSITVPKSDVSVIVTNPIASTDPINEQDKHSPTTSTGILITIPVNGTDYTLANKTLNNLPNSALSSILTITPTVRIPDGKTRQNPSPETASTSAPVVMGQASPEVVMGVAGSLYLWFLHMKENQATYTTVFILSALGAAIIMVAVVACFLTLQKKKEFIKLDVMHKPKRFIELPKESGTRNQNGHVPEKVNKPTDAEEAPDGMMVQKGPEVVFTAHDVDNHVPKEFNIDRYPGTENGSVKKENEPGIHVNPMFNNNNKLFNLVNDTHQTNPPAKDTANSLPSTPSRSRILSEPRTGPARHGRANSTGNVSKSHERQHSQGISDYQDERTRIPRHLSAGNVSHQHRHMVSEHASHPQSPAKTLPRQRTPTGNHWHQAAQPTHTSGTSTPGMINSTSQQHLPARSVSGGTLLSQSSTLNSRQQSPGIGQLSPSRNPQHNPPDHSLRDVGLVTLGRDREPNNQGKSLSMAPGEQQFAAHNSTRYQRANVGPNSPMKVSSSSNATLGLSSSSGSNSPYTAQRNTPILNRKWSEVKSESDVVPNITTNPNYINRPGEIWLDDSDPNTGHKDATGRSLSTDQGNKQGGILQHRRESAEKSSSQEQFSPKGTMRAPSMGELLSPLDALPDVCANSTSLRLSDRHSYRNTQGTSSFHPSPPQPPEPPDSSDDDLYSIVAKGTYTSAVPDPNLRHTTRATSVGREGKTRSKHVYVVVPSGDGSTAV; this is encoded by the exons ATTAGCCTTGTGATCCTCATGCTGAAGCTAACCATGTCGGTTAACAATAGCG AGGTTCGTGTCGTACAAGTAGGACGAGTAGCTTCCCAGGTGGTTTGCCAAGGAACCACATTAAAGTTCAAATGCCAAAACACTTCTCTTGCAATGGTCATCTATTCCGCGGTCTACGGACGAGAATCCAAAGGAGCCGTTTGTCCATTTGCAGAGGCCTATGTGGATGATTCAGTAATAAGGGCCAATGAAACAGACGACCAGACACTGTGCAAGGTAGTGGATGTTACTCGGCTGATAAGAGAGCTGTGCGACAAGAAAAGGCGATGTAATTTTAGCGTAAATGAAACCTACTttggaaatccttgtaaaaagATTTACAAATATGTCAACATCATTTACGGTTGTG AGgagaaatggaaaatcaggaCTTTCCCTCCGTACACCACTTCTGCTGGTTACGGCACAGATCCCACGACAGTAACAGTCACGAATAATAAATCAAAAACGCCTAAGGTAACACCCACACGTAAAAGAGTGACAACTTTGACCACTCGAAGGAAAAAACTCACAAACACCACCACGAGAAAGAGTCGTGCACGCACGCCTAAACCACCGCATTCAACAAAGCGCACCACTGCACCAAAAACTACTTTTAAACCTACTTCTAAACTCTCTACTCGTTCCTCAACTGAAATGCCCGCGAAAAGGCCAATAACGTCTgccaaaatgacaaaaaaagtgaCACCTACTAAGAAACCCGTCCATGATACTACCACTGAACCCCTAATAGTAAGTAAAGGTGTTGAGACTGTAACACCGAGCATCACGGTTCCGAAATCTGATGTTAGTGTAATAGTAACTAATCCTATAGCCTCAACAGATCCTATCAATGAACAAGACAAACATTCTCCAACCACATCCACAGGTATACTTATCACAATACCAGTCAACGGTACCGATTACACATTAGCAAACAAGACACTGAATAACTTACCAAACAGCGCACTATCAAGCATATTGACCATAACGCCCACGGTACGTATACCCGATGGCAAAACTCGACAAAACCCCTCACCCGAAACTGCTTCCACTTCTGCACCAGTGGTCATGGGACAGGCAAGCCCAGAAGTCGTCATGGGTGTGGCGGGATCACTTTACCTTTGGTTTCTCCACATGAAAG AAAACCAAGCAACCTATACTACAGTCTTCATTCTGAGTGCTTTGGGTGCAGCCATAATTATGGTAGCGGTAGTAGCTTGCTTTTTAACCCTCCAGAAAAAGAAGGAATTTATCAAACTTGACGTTATGCATAAACCAAAGAGATTTATTGAGCTTCCCAAGGAATCAGGGACGAGGAATCAGAACGGACATGTTCCTGAAAAAGTTAATAAGCCAACGGATGCAGAGGAAGCACCCGATGGGATGATGGTTCAAAAGGGGCCGGAAGTGGTCTTCACCGCACACGATGTCGATAATCACGTTCCTAAAGAGTTTAACATTGATAG GTATCCTGGAACAGAAAATGGATcagtgaagaaagaaaatgagcCAGGTATTCACGTCAACCCAATgtttaataataacaacaaacttttcaaccttGTAAATGATACACACCAAACAAATCCACCTGCCAAAGATACAGCCAACAGTCTACCGTCAACCCCATCCAGAAGTCGGATCCTAAGTGAACCCAGAACAGGACCAGCACGGCACGGTAGAGCAAATAGCACTGGTAACGTATCCAAGAGTCACGAAAGGCAACACAGCCAAGGCATATCTGATTATCAAGACGAGAGGACGCGAATACCTCGCCACCTCAGTGCCGGAAATGTATCACATCAGCATCGTCACATGGTCTCTGAACATGCTTCGCATCCTCAATCTCCTGCTAAGACGCTACCCCGTCAAAGAACTCCCACCGGTAACCACTGGCATCAAGCTGCACAACCAACACATACAAGTGGAACTTCTACCCCGGGGATGATAAACAGCACATCGCAGCAACACTTACCAGCCAGATCAGTTTCAGGGGGAACTCTATTGAGTCAGAGCTCCACCTTGAACAGCAGACAGCAAAGTCCGGGTATTGGGCAACTGTCACCCTCAAGAAACCCACAGCATAATCCTCCTGATCATTCGCTGAGGGATGTCGGACTAGTAACGCTTGGAAGGGATCGAGAGCCGAACAACCAAGGAAAATCACTTTCAATGGCTCCTGGAGAGCAACAATTTGCTGCACACAATTCAACACGATATCAAAGAGCCAACGTTGGTCCAAATTCTCCAATGAAAGTTTCCAGCTCTTCAAATGCGACTCTGGGGCTCAGTAGCAGCAGTGGATCGAACAGTCCCTACACAGCTCAACGAAACACTCCCATACTAAACAGGAAATGGAGTGAGGTAAAATCAGAAAGTGATGTTGTTCCAAATATAACAACCAACCCAAATTACATCAACAGGCCGGGCGAAATATGGTTAGATGACAGCGATCCCAACACGGGACACAAGGATGCAACAGGCAGAAGCTTAAGCACTGACCAAGGCAACAAGCAAGGTGGTATCCTTCAGCACAGGAGAGAGTCTGCTGAAAAAAGCTCCTCGCAAGAGCAGTTTTCTCCTAAAGGTACGATGCGTGCTCCTAGCATGGGAGAGCTTCTTTCTCCTTTAGATGCCTTGCCAGATGTATGCGCAAATAGTACAAGTTTGCGTTTATCTGACCGGCATTCTTATAGAAATACTCAAGGAACTTCATCTTTTCACCCTTCTCCTCCTCAACCCCCGGAGCCACCAGACAGTTCTGATGATGATCTTTATAGTATCGTAGCTAAGGGCACCTATACATCAGCAGTACCTGACCCTAACTTAAGACACACCACTAGGGCTACATCTGTTGGAAGAGAAGGTAAAACCAGAAGTAAGCACGTATATGTAGTTGTACCCTCAGGGGACGGTTCGACTGCGGTGTAA
- the LOC131769514 gene encoding uncharacterized protein isoform X5, with protein sequence MLLLLSMMGVKLCRQVQISLVILMLKLTMSVNNSEVRVVQVGRVASQVVCQGTTLKFKCQNTSLAMVIYSAVYGRESKGAVCPFAEAYVDDSVIRANETDDQTLCKVVDVTRLIRELCDKKRRCNFSVNETYFGNPCKKIYKYVNIIYGCGILITIPVNGTDYTLANKTLNNLPNSALSSILTITPTVRIPDGKTRQNPSPETASTSAPVVMGQASPEVVMGVAGSLYLWFLHMKENQATYTTVFILSALGAAIIMVAVVACFLTLQKKKEFIKLDVMHKPKRFIELPKESGTRNQNGHVPEKVNKPTDAEEAPDGMMVQKGPEVVFTAHDVDNHVPKEFNIDRYPGTENGSVKKENEPGIHVNPMFNNNNKLFNLVNDTHQTNPPAKDTANSLPSTPSRSRILSEPRTGPARHGRANSTGNVSKSHERQHSQGISDYQDERTRIPRHLSAGNVSHQHRHMVSEHASHPQSPAKTLPRQRTPTGNHWHQAAQPTHTSGTSTPGMINSTSQQHLPARSVSGGTLLSQSSTLNSRQQSPGIGQLSPSRNPQHNPPDHSLRDVGLVTLGRDREPNNQGKSLSMAPGEQQFAAHNSTRYQRANVGPNSPMKVSSSSNATLGLSSSSGSNSPYTAQRNTPILNRKWSEVKSESDVVPNITTNPNYINRPGEIWLDDSDPNTGHKDATGRSLSTDQGNKQGGILQHRRESAEKSSSQEQFSPKGTMRAPSMGELLSPLDALPDVCANSTSLRLSDRHSYRNTQGTSSFHPSPPQPPEPPDSSDDDLYSIVAKGTYTSAVPDPNLRHTTRATSVGREGKTRSKHVYVVVPSGDGSTAV encoded by the exons ATTAGCCTTGTGATCCTCATGCTGAAGCTAACCATGTCGGTTAACAATAGCG AGGTTCGTGTCGTACAAGTAGGACGAGTAGCTTCCCAGGTGGTTTGCCAAGGAACCACATTAAAGTTCAAATGCCAAAACACTTCTCTTGCAATGGTCATCTATTCCGCGGTCTACGGACGAGAATCCAAAGGAGCCGTTTGTCCATTTGCAGAGGCCTATGTGGATGATTCAGTAATAAGGGCCAATGAAACAGACGACCAGACACTGTGCAAGGTAGTGGATGTTACTCGGCTGATAAGAGAGCTGTGCGACAAGAAAAGGCGATGTAATTTTAGCGTAAATGAAACCTACTttggaaatccttgtaaaaagATTTACAAATATGTCAACATCATTTACGGTTGTG GTATACTTATCACAATACCAGTCAACGGTACCGATTACACATTAGCAAACAAGACACTGAATAACTTACCAAACAGCGCACTATCAAGCATATTGACCATAACGCCCACGGTACGTATACCCGATGGCAAAACTCGACAAAACCCCTCACCCGAAACTGCTTCCACTTCTGCACCAGTGGTCATGGGACAGGCAAGCCCAGAAGTCGTCATGGGTGTGGCGGGATCACTTTACCTTTGGTTTCTCCACATGAAAG AAAACCAAGCAACCTATACTACAGTCTTCATTCTGAGTGCTTTGGGTGCAGCCATAATTATGGTAGCGGTAGTAGCTTGCTTTTTAACCCTCCAGAAAAAGAAGGAATTTATCAAACTTGACGTTATGCATAAACCAAAGAGATTTATTGAGCTTCCCAAGGAATCAGGGACGAGGAATCAGAACGGACATGTTCCTGAAAAAGTTAATAAGCCAACGGATGCAGAGGAAGCACCCGATGGGATGATGGTTCAAAAGGGGCCGGAAGTGGTCTTCACCGCACACGATGTCGATAATCACGTTCCTAAAGAGTTTAACATTGATAG GTATCCTGGAACAGAAAATGGATcagtgaagaaagaaaatgagcCAGGTATTCACGTCAACCCAATgtttaataataacaacaaacttttcaaccttGTAAATGATACACACCAAACAAATCCACCTGCCAAAGATACAGCCAACAGTCTACCGTCAACCCCATCCAGAAGTCGGATCCTAAGTGAACCCAGAACAGGACCAGCACGGCACGGTAGAGCAAATAGCACTGGTAACGTATCCAAGAGTCACGAAAGGCAACACAGCCAAGGCATATCTGATTATCAAGACGAGAGGACGCGAATACCTCGCCACCTCAGTGCCGGAAATGTATCACATCAGCATCGTCACATGGTCTCTGAACATGCTTCGCATCCTCAATCTCCTGCTAAGACGCTACCCCGTCAAAGAACTCCCACCGGTAACCACTGGCATCAAGCTGCACAACCAACACATACAAGTGGAACTTCTACCCCGGGGATGATAAACAGCACATCGCAGCAACACTTACCAGCCAGATCAGTTTCAGGGGGAACTCTATTGAGTCAGAGCTCCACCTTGAACAGCAGACAGCAAAGTCCGGGTATTGGGCAACTGTCACCCTCAAGAAACCCACAGCATAATCCTCCTGATCATTCGCTGAGGGATGTCGGACTAGTAACGCTTGGAAGGGATCGAGAGCCGAACAACCAAGGAAAATCACTTTCAATGGCTCCTGGAGAGCAACAATTTGCTGCACACAATTCAACACGATATCAAAGAGCCAACGTTGGTCCAAATTCTCCAATGAAAGTTTCCAGCTCTTCAAATGCGACTCTGGGGCTCAGTAGCAGCAGTGGATCGAACAGTCCCTACACAGCTCAACGAAACACTCCCATACTAAACAGGAAATGGAGTGAGGTAAAATCAGAAAGTGATGTTGTTCCAAATATAACAACCAACCCAAATTACATCAACAGGCCGGGCGAAATATGGTTAGATGACAGCGATCCCAACACGGGACACAAGGATGCAACAGGCAGAAGCTTAAGCACTGACCAAGGCAACAAGCAAGGTGGTATCCTTCAGCACAGGAGAGAGTCTGCTGAAAAAAGCTCCTCGCAAGAGCAGTTTTCTCCTAAAGGTACGATGCGTGCTCCTAGCATGGGAGAGCTTCTTTCTCCTTTAGATGCCTTGCCAGATGTATGCGCAAATAGTACAAGTTTGCGTTTATCTGACCGGCATTCTTATAGAAATACTCAAGGAACTTCATCTTTTCACCCTTCTCCTCCTCAACCCCCGGAGCCACCAGACAGTTCTGATGATGATCTTTATAGTATCGTAGCTAAGGGCACCTATACATCAGCAGTACCTGACCCTAACTTAAGACACACCACTAGGGCTACATCTGTTGGAAGAGAAGGTAAAACCAGAAGTAAGCACGTATATGTAGTTGTACCCTCAGGGGACGGTTCGACTGCGGTGTAA